In a single window of the Esox lucius isolate fEsoLuc1 chromosome 22, fEsoLuc1.pri, whole genome shotgun sequence genome:
- the LOC105022072 gene encoding gamma-aminobutyric acid receptor subunit beta-3 isoform X4 — translation MHAEEGSDPKCFPRNAVDGNKKLFAIYDTSVNEPGNMSFVKETVDKLLKGYDIRLRPDFGGAPVAVGMSIDVASIDMVSEVNMDYTLTMYFQQYWRDKRLAYLGIPLNLTLDNRVADQLWVPDTYFLNDKKSFVHGVTVKNRMIRLHPDGTVLYGLRITTTAACMMDLRRYPLDEQNCTLEIESYGYTTDDIEFYWKGGESAVTGVTRIELPQFSIVDYKLVSRNVVFSTGAYPRLSLSFKLKRNIGYFILQTYMPSILITILSWVSFWINYDASAARVALGITTVLTMTTINTHLRETLPKIPYVKAIDMYLMGCFVMVFLALLEYAFVNYIFFGRGPQMQKKLAEKAERANNERAARYESNKSPQEGGKTSSLRLTKQPNRAKTLRVSQSVESHGNILLTTLEIHNEVAGNEVTTSLADSRNSSVMGLDNTSIGTGVQCRKASRASGPRHSVDRHAQLKRHKLRRRSSQLKIKIPDLTDVNAIDRWSRIIFPSVFSLFNLIYWLYYVN, via the exons ATGCACGCAGAAGAAGGGTCAGACCCGAAATGTTTTCCAAG gaatGCAGTCGATGGAAACAAAAAGTTGTTTGCTATCTATGACACGAG CGTGAATGAACCGGGAAACATGTCTTTTGTGAAAGAGACGGTGGACAAACTACTAAAGGGATATGATATTCGTCTTCGACCAGACTTTGGAG GGGCCCCTGTTGCAGTGGGCATGAGTATAGATGTGGCAAGCATAGACATGGTTTCGGAAGTCAACATG GACTATACACTGACCATGTACTTTCAGCAGTACTGGAGGGACAAGAGGCTTGCGTACTTGGGGATCCCATTGAACCTGACTCTGGATAACCGGGTCGCCGACCAGCTCTGGGTCCCTGACACCTACTTCCTCAACGACAAGAAGTCCTTCGTCCACGGCGTGACTGTCAAGAACCGTATGATCCGCCTCCATCCGGACGGGACCGTGCTCTACGGCCTGAG GATCACCACGACGGCAGCCTGCATGATGGATCTGAGGAGGTATCCGCTGGACGAGCAGAACTGCACACTGGAGATCGAGAGCT atggATACACGACAGATGACATTGAGTTCTACtggaaggggggagagagcgCTGTGACCGGGGTGACCCGCATTGAGCTGCCCCAGTTCTCCATAGTGGATTACAAGCTGGTTTCCAGAAACGTTGTCTTTTCCACAG GTGCCTACCCGCGGCTGTCTTTGAGCTTCAAGCTGAAGAGGAACATTGGCTACTTCATCCTGCAGACCTACATGCCCTCCATCCTGATCACCATCTTGTCCTGGGTGTCCTTCTGGATCAACTACGACGCGTCTGCTGCCCGGGTTGCGCTGG GGATCACCACTGTGCTCACCATGACCACCATCAACACCCATCTGAGAGAGACGCTTCCCAAGATCCCCTATGTCAAGGCCATTGACATGTACCTGATGGGCTGCTTCGTCATGGTCTTCCTGGCCCTGCTGGAGTACGCCTTTGTCAACTACATCTTCTTCGGCCGTGGACCGCAGATGCAGAAGAAGCTGGCAGAGAAAGCGGAGAGGGCCAACAACGAAAGGGCGGCCAGATACGAATCCAACAAG TCTCCTCAGGAAGGAGGTAAAACGTCCTCTCTAAGGCTGACTAAGCAGCCTAATAGAGCAAAAACGCTCCGTGTCTCACAGTCG GTGGAGTCTCACGGAAACATACTGCTGACCACACTCGAGATCCACAATGAGGTAGCAGGAAATGAGGTCACCACCAGCCTGGCGGACAGCAGGAACTCTTCCGTCATGGGATTGGACAACACCAGCATCGGTACAGGCGTCCAGTGCAGGAAGGCAAGTCGCGCCTCGGGTCCTCGACACAGCGTCGACAGGCACGCCCAGCTCAAGAGGCACAAACTGAGACGGCGCTCCTCACAGCTGAAAATTAAAATCCCTGACCTGACAGACGTGAATGCCATCGACAGGTGGTCGCGGATAATCTTTCCCTcggttttctctctcttcaattTAATCTACTGGCTGTACTATGTCAACTGA
- the LOC105022072 gene encoding gamma-aminobutyric acid receptor subunit beta-3 isoform X2 — MARERMLVHAEWVEKCRDSSASEHGLRRRNAVDGNKKLFAIYDTSVNEPGNMSFVKETVDKLLKGYDIRLRPDFGGAPVAVGMSIDVASIDMVSEVNMDYTLTMYFQQYWRDKRLAYLGIPLNLTLDNRVADQLWVPDTYFLNDKKSFVHGVTVKNRMIRLHPDGTVLYGLRITTTAACMMDLRRYPLDEQNCTLEIESYGYTTDDIEFYWKGGESAVTGVTRIELPQFSIVDYKLVSRNVVFSTGAYPRLSLSFKLKRNIGYFILQTYMPSILITILSWVSFWINYDASAARVALGITTVLTMTTINTHLRETLPKIPYVKAIDMYLMGCFVMVFLALLEYAFVNYIFFGRGPQMQKKLAEKAERANNERAARYESNKSPQEGGKTSSLRLTKQPNRAKTLRVSQSVESHGNILLTTLEIHNEVAGNEVTTSLADSRNSSVMGLDNTSIGTGVQCRKASRASGPRHSVDRHAQLKRHKLRRRSSQLKIKIPDLTDVNAIDRWSRIIFPSVFSLFNLIYWLYYVN; from the exons gaatGCAGTCGATGGAAACAAAAAGTTGTTTGCTATCTATGACACGAG CGTGAATGAACCGGGAAACATGTCTTTTGTGAAAGAGACGGTGGACAAACTACTAAAGGGATATGATATTCGTCTTCGACCAGACTTTGGAG GGGCCCCTGTTGCAGTGGGCATGAGTATAGATGTGGCAAGCATAGACATGGTTTCGGAAGTCAACATG GACTATACACTGACCATGTACTTTCAGCAGTACTGGAGGGACAAGAGGCTTGCGTACTTGGGGATCCCATTGAACCTGACTCTGGATAACCGGGTCGCCGACCAGCTCTGGGTCCCTGACACCTACTTCCTCAACGACAAGAAGTCCTTCGTCCACGGCGTGACTGTCAAGAACCGTATGATCCGCCTCCATCCGGACGGGACCGTGCTCTACGGCCTGAG GATCACCACGACGGCAGCCTGCATGATGGATCTGAGGAGGTATCCGCTGGACGAGCAGAACTGCACACTGGAGATCGAGAGCT atggATACACGACAGATGACATTGAGTTCTACtggaaggggggagagagcgCTGTGACCGGGGTGACCCGCATTGAGCTGCCCCAGTTCTCCATAGTGGATTACAAGCTGGTTTCCAGAAACGTTGTCTTTTCCACAG GTGCCTACCCGCGGCTGTCTTTGAGCTTCAAGCTGAAGAGGAACATTGGCTACTTCATCCTGCAGACCTACATGCCCTCCATCCTGATCACCATCTTGTCCTGGGTGTCCTTCTGGATCAACTACGACGCGTCTGCTGCCCGGGTTGCGCTGG GGATCACCACTGTGCTCACCATGACCACCATCAACACCCATCTGAGAGAGACGCTTCCCAAGATCCCCTATGTCAAGGCCATTGACATGTACCTGATGGGCTGCTTCGTCATGGTCTTCCTGGCCCTGCTGGAGTACGCCTTTGTCAACTACATCTTCTTCGGCCGTGGACCGCAGATGCAGAAGAAGCTGGCAGAGAAAGCGGAGAGGGCCAACAACGAAAGGGCGGCCAGATACGAATCCAACAAG TCTCCTCAGGAAGGAGGTAAAACGTCCTCTCTAAGGCTGACTAAGCAGCCTAATAGAGCAAAAACGCTCCGTGTCTCACAGTCG GTGGAGTCTCACGGAAACATACTGCTGACCACACTCGAGATCCACAATGAGGTAGCAGGAAATGAGGTCACCACCAGCCTGGCGGACAGCAGGAACTCTTCCGTCATGGGATTGGACAACACCAGCATCGGTACAGGCGTCCAGTGCAGGAAGGCAAGTCGCGCCTCGGGTCCTCGACACAGCGTCGACAGGCACGCCCAGCTCAAGAGGCACAAACTGAGACGGCGCTCCTCACAGCTGAAAATTAAAATCCCTGACCTGACAGACGTGAATGCCATCGACAGGTGGTCGCGGATAATCTTTCCCTcggttttctctctcttcaattTAATCTACTGGCTGTACTATGTCAACTGA
- the LOC105022072 gene encoding gamma-aminobutyric acid receptor subunit beta-3 isoform X1 has product MEPGESHMNMCFWWIILEGLWSVYGVYAELPFIADNNAAMLVNWNAVDGNKKLFAIYDTSVNEPGNMSFVKETVDKLLKGYDIRLRPDFGGAPVAVGMSIDVASIDMVSEVNMDYTLTMYFQQYWRDKRLAYLGIPLNLTLDNRVADQLWVPDTYFLNDKKSFVHGVTVKNRMIRLHPDGTVLYGLRITTTAACMMDLRRYPLDEQNCTLEIESYGYTTDDIEFYWKGGESAVTGVTRIELPQFSIVDYKLVSRNVVFSTGAYPRLSLSFKLKRNIGYFILQTYMPSILITILSWVSFWINYDASAARVALGITTVLTMTTINTHLRETLPKIPYVKAIDMYLMGCFVMVFLALLEYAFVNYIFFGRGPQMQKKLAEKAERANNERAARYESNKSPQEGGKTSSLRLTKQPNRAKTLRVSQSVESHGNILLTTLEIHNEVAGNEVTTSLADSRNSSVMGLDNTSIGTGVQCRKASRASGPRHSVDRHAQLKRHKLRRRSSQLKIKIPDLTDVNAIDRWSRIIFPSVFSLFNLIYWLYYVN; this is encoded by the exons gaatGCAGTCGATGGAAACAAAAAGTTGTTTGCTATCTATGACACGAG CGTGAATGAACCGGGAAACATGTCTTTTGTGAAAGAGACGGTGGACAAACTACTAAAGGGATATGATATTCGTCTTCGACCAGACTTTGGAG GGGCCCCTGTTGCAGTGGGCATGAGTATAGATGTGGCAAGCATAGACATGGTTTCGGAAGTCAACATG GACTATACACTGACCATGTACTTTCAGCAGTACTGGAGGGACAAGAGGCTTGCGTACTTGGGGATCCCATTGAACCTGACTCTGGATAACCGGGTCGCCGACCAGCTCTGGGTCCCTGACACCTACTTCCTCAACGACAAGAAGTCCTTCGTCCACGGCGTGACTGTCAAGAACCGTATGATCCGCCTCCATCCGGACGGGACCGTGCTCTACGGCCTGAG GATCACCACGACGGCAGCCTGCATGATGGATCTGAGGAGGTATCCGCTGGACGAGCAGAACTGCACACTGGAGATCGAGAGCT atggATACACGACAGATGACATTGAGTTCTACtggaaggggggagagagcgCTGTGACCGGGGTGACCCGCATTGAGCTGCCCCAGTTCTCCATAGTGGATTACAAGCTGGTTTCCAGAAACGTTGTCTTTTCCACAG GTGCCTACCCGCGGCTGTCTTTGAGCTTCAAGCTGAAGAGGAACATTGGCTACTTCATCCTGCAGACCTACATGCCCTCCATCCTGATCACCATCTTGTCCTGGGTGTCCTTCTGGATCAACTACGACGCGTCTGCTGCCCGGGTTGCGCTGG GGATCACCACTGTGCTCACCATGACCACCATCAACACCCATCTGAGAGAGACGCTTCCCAAGATCCCCTATGTCAAGGCCATTGACATGTACCTGATGGGCTGCTTCGTCATGGTCTTCCTGGCCCTGCTGGAGTACGCCTTTGTCAACTACATCTTCTTCGGCCGTGGACCGCAGATGCAGAAGAAGCTGGCAGAGAAAGCGGAGAGGGCCAACAACGAAAGGGCGGCCAGATACGAATCCAACAAG TCTCCTCAGGAAGGAGGTAAAACGTCCTCTCTAAGGCTGACTAAGCAGCCTAATAGAGCAAAAACGCTCCGTGTCTCACAGTCG GTGGAGTCTCACGGAAACATACTGCTGACCACACTCGAGATCCACAATGAGGTAGCAGGAAATGAGGTCACCACCAGCCTGGCGGACAGCAGGAACTCTTCCGTCATGGGATTGGACAACACCAGCATCGGTACAGGCGTCCAGTGCAGGAAGGCAAGTCGCGCCTCGGGTCCTCGACACAGCGTCGACAGGCACGCCCAGCTCAAGAGGCACAAACTGAGACGGCGCTCCTCACAGCTGAAAATTAAAATCCCTGACCTGACAGACGTGAATGCCATCGACAGGTGGTCGCGGATAATCTTTCCCTcggttttctctctcttcaattTAATCTACTGGCTGTACTATGTCAACTGA
- the LOC105022072 gene encoding gamma-aminobutyric acid receptor subunit beta-3 isoform X5: protein MWAFLSGRLFTVLSAPVIVAVVCCAQSVNEPGNMSFVKETVDKLLKGYDIRLRPDFGGAPVAVGMSIDVASIDMVSEVNMDYTLTMYFQQYWRDKRLAYLGIPLNLTLDNRVADQLWVPDTYFLNDKKSFVHGVTVKNRMIRLHPDGTVLYGLRITTTAACMMDLRRYPLDEQNCTLEIESYGYTTDDIEFYWKGGESAVTGVTRIELPQFSIVDYKLVSRNVVFSTGAYPRLSLSFKLKRNIGYFILQTYMPSILITILSWVSFWINYDASAARVALGITTVLTMTTINTHLRETLPKIPYVKAIDMYLMGCFVMVFLALLEYAFVNYIFFGRGPQMQKKLAEKAERANNERAARYESNKSPQEGGKTSSLRLTKQPNRAKTLRVSQSVESHGNILLTTLEIHNEVAGNEVTTSLADSRNSSVMGLDNTSIGTGVQCRKASRASGPRHSVDRHAQLKRHKLRRRSSQLKIKIPDLTDVNAIDRWSRIIFPSVFSLFNLIYWLYYVN from the exons ATGTGGGCTTTTCTAAGTGGACGATTATTTACTGTTCTATCAGCACCAGTGATTGTAGCTGTTGTGTGTTGCGCTCAAAG CGTGAATGAACCGGGAAACATGTCTTTTGTGAAAGAGACGGTGGACAAACTACTAAAGGGATATGATATTCGTCTTCGACCAGACTTTGGAG GGGCCCCTGTTGCAGTGGGCATGAGTATAGATGTGGCAAGCATAGACATGGTTTCGGAAGTCAACATG GACTATACACTGACCATGTACTTTCAGCAGTACTGGAGGGACAAGAGGCTTGCGTACTTGGGGATCCCATTGAACCTGACTCTGGATAACCGGGTCGCCGACCAGCTCTGGGTCCCTGACACCTACTTCCTCAACGACAAGAAGTCCTTCGTCCACGGCGTGACTGTCAAGAACCGTATGATCCGCCTCCATCCGGACGGGACCGTGCTCTACGGCCTGAG GATCACCACGACGGCAGCCTGCATGATGGATCTGAGGAGGTATCCGCTGGACGAGCAGAACTGCACACTGGAGATCGAGAGCT atggATACACGACAGATGACATTGAGTTCTACtggaaggggggagagagcgCTGTGACCGGGGTGACCCGCATTGAGCTGCCCCAGTTCTCCATAGTGGATTACAAGCTGGTTTCCAGAAACGTTGTCTTTTCCACAG GTGCCTACCCGCGGCTGTCTTTGAGCTTCAAGCTGAAGAGGAACATTGGCTACTTCATCCTGCAGACCTACATGCCCTCCATCCTGATCACCATCTTGTCCTGGGTGTCCTTCTGGATCAACTACGACGCGTCTGCTGCCCGGGTTGCGCTGG GGATCACCACTGTGCTCACCATGACCACCATCAACACCCATCTGAGAGAGACGCTTCCCAAGATCCCCTATGTCAAGGCCATTGACATGTACCTGATGGGCTGCTTCGTCATGGTCTTCCTGGCCCTGCTGGAGTACGCCTTTGTCAACTACATCTTCTTCGGCCGTGGACCGCAGATGCAGAAGAAGCTGGCAGAGAAAGCGGAGAGGGCCAACAACGAAAGGGCGGCCAGATACGAATCCAACAAG TCTCCTCAGGAAGGAGGTAAAACGTCCTCTCTAAGGCTGACTAAGCAGCCTAATAGAGCAAAAACGCTCCGTGTCTCACAGTCG GTGGAGTCTCACGGAAACATACTGCTGACCACACTCGAGATCCACAATGAGGTAGCAGGAAATGAGGTCACCACCAGCCTGGCGGACAGCAGGAACTCTTCCGTCATGGGATTGGACAACACCAGCATCGGTACAGGCGTCCAGTGCAGGAAGGCAAGTCGCGCCTCGGGTCCTCGACACAGCGTCGACAGGCACGCCCAGCTCAAGAGGCACAAACTGAGACGGCGCTCCTCACAGCTGAAAATTAAAATCCCTGACCTGACAGACGTGAATGCCATCGACAGGTGGTCGCGGATAATCTTTCCCTcggttttctctctcttcaattTAATCTACTGGCTGTACTATGTCAACTGA
- the LOC105022072 gene encoding gamma-aminobutyric acid receptor subunit beta-3 isoform X3, whose protein sequence is MEPGESHMNMCFWWIILEGLWSVYGVYAELPFIADNNAAMLVNWNAVDGNKKLFAIYDTSVNEPGNMSFVKETVDKLLKGYDIRLRPDFGGAPVAVGMSIDVASIDMVSEVNMDYTLTMYFQQYWRDKRLAYLGIPLNLTLDNRVADQLWVPDTYFLNDKKSFVHGVTVKNRMIRLHPDGTVLYGLRITTTAACMMDLRRYPLDEQNCTLEIESYGYTTDDIEFYWKGGESAVTGVTRIELPQFSIVDYKLVSRNVVFSTGAYPRLSLSFKLKRNIGYFILQTYMPSILITILSWVSFWINYDASAARVALGITTVLTMTTINTHLRETLPKIPYVKAIDMYLMGCFVMVFLALLEYAFVNYIFFGRGPQMQKKLAEKAERANNERAARYESNKVESHGNILLTTLEIHNEVAGNEVTTSLADSRNSSVMGLDNTSIGTGVQCRKASRASGPRHSVDRHAQLKRHKLRRRSSQLKIKIPDLTDVNAIDRWSRIIFPSVFSLFNLIYWLYYVN, encoded by the exons gaatGCAGTCGATGGAAACAAAAAGTTGTTTGCTATCTATGACACGAG CGTGAATGAACCGGGAAACATGTCTTTTGTGAAAGAGACGGTGGACAAACTACTAAAGGGATATGATATTCGTCTTCGACCAGACTTTGGAG GGGCCCCTGTTGCAGTGGGCATGAGTATAGATGTGGCAAGCATAGACATGGTTTCGGAAGTCAACATG GACTATACACTGACCATGTACTTTCAGCAGTACTGGAGGGACAAGAGGCTTGCGTACTTGGGGATCCCATTGAACCTGACTCTGGATAACCGGGTCGCCGACCAGCTCTGGGTCCCTGACACCTACTTCCTCAACGACAAGAAGTCCTTCGTCCACGGCGTGACTGTCAAGAACCGTATGATCCGCCTCCATCCGGACGGGACCGTGCTCTACGGCCTGAG GATCACCACGACGGCAGCCTGCATGATGGATCTGAGGAGGTATCCGCTGGACGAGCAGAACTGCACACTGGAGATCGAGAGCT atggATACACGACAGATGACATTGAGTTCTACtggaaggggggagagagcgCTGTGACCGGGGTGACCCGCATTGAGCTGCCCCAGTTCTCCATAGTGGATTACAAGCTGGTTTCCAGAAACGTTGTCTTTTCCACAG GTGCCTACCCGCGGCTGTCTTTGAGCTTCAAGCTGAAGAGGAACATTGGCTACTTCATCCTGCAGACCTACATGCCCTCCATCCTGATCACCATCTTGTCCTGGGTGTCCTTCTGGATCAACTACGACGCGTCTGCTGCCCGGGTTGCGCTGG GGATCACCACTGTGCTCACCATGACCACCATCAACACCCATCTGAGAGAGACGCTTCCCAAGATCCCCTATGTCAAGGCCATTGACATGTACCTGATGGGCTGCTTCGTCATGGTCTTCCTGGCCCTGCTGGAGTACGCCTTTGTCAACTACATCTTCTTCGGCCGTGGACCGCAGATGCAGAAGAAGCTGGCAGAGAAAGCGGAGAGGGCCAACAACGAAAGGGCGGCCAGATACGAATCCAACAAG GTGGAGTCTCACGGAAACATACTGCTGACCACACTCGAGATCCACAATGAGGTAGCAGGAAATGAGGTCACCACCAGCCTGGCGGACAGCAGGAACTCTTCCGTCATGGGATTGGACAACACCAGCATCGGTACAGGCGTCCAGTGCAGGAAGGCAAGTCGCGCCTCGGGTCCTCGACACAGCGTCGACAGGCACGCCCAGCTCAAGAGGCACAAACTGAGACGGCGCTCCTCACAGCTGAAAATTAAAATCCCTGACCTGACAGACGTGAATGCCATCGACAGGTGGTCGCGGATAATCTTTCCCTcggttttctctctcttcaattTAATCTACTGGCTGTACTATGTCAACTGA
- the LOC105022072 gene encoding gamma-aminobutyric acid receptor subunit beta-3 isoform X6 produces MWAFLSGRLFTVLSAPVIVAVVCCAQSVNEPGNMSFVKETVDKLLKGYDIRLRPDFGGAPVAVGMSIDVASIDMVSEVNMDYTLTMYFQQYWRDKRLAYLGIPLNLTLDNRVADQLWVPDTYFLNDKKSFVHGVTVKNRMIRLHPDGTVLYGLRITTTAACMMDLRRYPLDEQNCTLEIESYGYTTDDIEFYWKGGESAVTGVTRIELPQFSIVDYKLVSRNVVFSTGAYPRLSLSFKLKRNIGYFILQTYMPSILITILSWVSFWINYDASAARVALGITTVLTMTTINTHLRETLPKIPYVKAIDMYLMGCFVMVFLALLEYAFVNYIFFGRGPQMQKKLAEKAERANNERAARYESNKVESHGNILLTTLEIHNEVAGNEVTTSLADSRNSSVMGLDNTSIGTGVQCRKASRASGPRHSVDRHAQLKRHKLRRRSSQLKIKIPDLTDVNAIDRWSRIIFPSVFSLFNLIYWLYYVN; encoded by the exons ATGTGGGCTTTTCTAAGTGGACGATTATTTACTGTTCTATCAGCACCAGTGATTGTAGCTGTTGTGTGTTGCGCTCAAAG CGTGAATGAACCGGGAAACATGTCTTTTGTGAAAGAGACGGTGGACAAACTACTAAAGGGATATGATATTCGTCTTCGACCAGACTTTGGAG GGGCCCCTGTTGCAGTGGGCATGAGTATAGATGTGGCAAGCATAGACATGGTTTCGGAAGTCAACATG GACTATACACTGACCATGTACTTTCAGCAGTACTGGAGGGACAAGAGGCTTGCGTACTTGGGGATCCCATTGAACCTGACTCTGGATAACCGGGTCGCCGACCAGCTCTGGGTCCCTGACACCTACTTCCTCAACGACAAGAAGTCCTTCGTCCACGGCGTGACTGTCAAGAACCGTATGATCCGCCTCCATCCGGACGGGACCGTGCTCTACGGCCTGAG GATCACCACGACGGCAGCCTGCATGATGGATCTGAGGAGGTATCCGCTGGACGAGCAGAACTGCACACTGGAGATCGAGAGCT atggATACACGACAGATGACATTGAGTTCTACtggaaggggggagagagcgCTGTGACCGGGGTGACCCGCATTGAGCTGCCCCAGTTCTCCATAGTGGATTACAAGCTGGTTTCCAGAAACGTTGTCTTTTCCACAG GTGCCTACCCGCGGCTGTCTTTGAGCTTCAAGCTGAAGAGGAACATTGGCTACTTCATCCTGCAGACCTACATGCCCTCCATCCTGATCACCATCTTGTCCTGGGTGTCCTTCTGGATCAACTACGACGCGTCTGCTGCCCGGGTTGCGCTGG GGATCACCACTGTGCTCACCATGACCACCATCAACACCCATCTGAGAGAGACGCTTCCCAAGATCCCCTATGTCAAGGCCATTGACATGTACCTGATGGGCTGCTTCGTCATGGTCTTCCTGGCCCTGCTGGAGTACGCCTTTGTCAACTACATCTTCTTCGGCCGTGGACCGCAGATGCAGAAGAAGCTGGCAGAGAAAGCGGAGAGGGCCAACAACGAAAGGGCGGCCAGATACGAATCCAACAAG GTGGAGTCTCACGGAAACATACTGCTGACCACACTCGAGATCCACAATGAGGTAGCAGGAAATGAGGTCACCACCAGCCTGGCGGACAGCAGGAACTCTTCCGTCATGGGATTGGACAACACCAGCATCGGTACAGGCGTCCAGTGCAGGAAGGCAAGTCGCGCCTCGGGTCCTCGACACAGCGTCGACAGGCACGCCCAGCTCAAGAGGCACAAACTGAGACGGCGCTCCTCACAGCTGAAAATTAAAATCCCTGACCTGACAGACGTGAATGCCATCGACAGGTGGTCGCGGATAATCTTTCCCTcggttttctctctcttcaattTAATCTACTGGCTGTACTATGTCAACTGA